In Diorhabda sublineata isolate icDioSubl1.1 chromosome 4, icDioSubl1.1, whole genome shotgun sequence, a single window of DNA contains:
- the LOC130443281 gene encoding fumarylacetoacetate hydrolase domain-containing protein 2 has product MMNSAVSNKSRTLLINVIKHLKNQSIKNFSVGSASNMRFVQYRLKKGGQQHLGAQLTSSGDIIDISAVDHSIPNSLVEFLGQGCGIYEKAKRIVGESKSVTPFENVDLLSPITKPDKVACVGLNYSGHCEEQNIPHPKEPMIFSKFSSVIVGPNDNVQIPPITDCVDWEVELAVVIGKKAKAIRQDQAKDYIFGYTVAQDISARDWQKKRNNGQFLLGKSMDTFCPLGPVVVTKNKVNPNNLSIKSWVNGVLKQNGNTSELIFKIDFLVSYLSQIVTLYPGDVILTGTPAGVGTHRNPPEYLKKGDVLESEIEGIGKMRNVIV; this is encoded by the exons ATGATGAACTCGGCAGTAAGCAATAAATCACGGACGTTGTTGATCAACGTTATAAAGCATTTGAAGAATCagagtataaaaaatttcagtgTGGGATCTGCTTCAAATATGAGATTTGTGCAATACCGACTAAAAAAAGGTGGACAACAACATCTTGGGGCTCAGTTAACATCTTCTGGTGACATAATTGATATCAGTGCCGTAGATCATTCAATACCTAATAGTTTAGTGGAGTTTTTAGGACAAGGGTgtggaatatatgaaaaagcCAAAAG AATCGTTGGAGAAAGTAAATCAGTAACTCCTTTCGAAAATGTAGATCTTCTATCTCCAATAACAAAACCTGATAAAGTAGCGTGTGTTGGATTGAATTACAGTGGTCATTGCGAGGAACAAAATATACCTCACCCCAAGGAACCTATGATTTTCAGTAAATTTTCATCAGTTATTGTGGGACCTAATGATAACGTACAAATTCCACCTATAACAGAT TGTGTTGATTGGGAAGTAGAATTGGCAGTAGTAATTGGTAAAAAAGCGAAAGCTATCAGACAAGATCAAGCTAAGGATTATATTTTCGGTTATACTGTAGCACAAGATATCAGCGCGAGAGACTGGCAGAAAAAGAGAAACAACGGTCAGTTCTTACTAGGAAAATCTATGGATACTTTCTGTCCATTAGGACCTGTTGTggttacaaaaaataaagttaatccTAATAATTTGTCTATAAAATCTTGGGTGAATGGAGTACttaaacaaaatggaaatacGTCAGAATTGATctttaaaatcgatttcttaGTATCGTATTTATCTCA GATAGTAACTTTATACCCTGGAGACGTTATTCTAACAGGCACACCTGCGGGAGTTGGTACGCATAGAAATCCTCCGGAATATTTGAAGAAAGGAGATGTACTGGAAAGTGAAATCGAGGGTATTGGCAAAATGAGAAATGTAATTGTTTAA
- the LOC130443282 gene encoding 39S ribosomal protein L35, mitochondrial — protein MFKQILFSASRVTLAARATSVCSIQNVIKQNVTQPLLIRNFTSLLTNPSPIIAPNILFEKSKLQTISTPIRTVTKFSYRKGKRKSVKTVLRRFYRLHWGAWIRTKCGRNKKLWKKSPPRKRRLRQHVFCNASQSYKLDKMVGPFWRKRRYYIDDPYDPYHSREEWAFTRTKPRPYIPPEERIQ, from the exons ATGtttaaacaaatattgttttctgCTTCAAGAGTTACTCTAGCCGCTAGAGCAACTTCAGTTTGTTCAATTCAAAATGTGATCAAACAAAATGTCACTCAACCATTATTAATCAGAAATTTCACATCTTTATTAACTAACCCAAGTCCAATTATTGCTCCTAACATTCTTTTCGAAAAATCGAAATTACAAACTATAAGCACACCTATAAGAACAGTAACAAAATTCTCGTatagaaaaggaaaaagaaaatcCGTCAAGACTGTATTAAGAAGATTCTATCGGTTACATTGGGGTGCATGGATAAGAACCAAATGTGgtagaaataaaaa GCTGTGGAAAAAGAGTCCTCCAAGAAAACGTAGATTGAGACAACACGTTTTCTGTAATGCTTCCCAAAGttataaattagataaaatggTGGGACCTTTCTGGAGGAAACGACGATATTACATCGATGATCCGTACGATCCTTATCATTCGAGAGAAGAATGGGCGTTTACCAGGACTAAACCCAGACCATACATCCCTCCAGAGGAAAGAATTCAGTAA